The DNA sequence CTCTCAGCCGCCGACCCCCTCCTCAAACGGACCCCCATCACCCTCCCGGATCCCTTCGAACTCGACCACAACGTCACCTCCAACGTCAGCCCCAGAGCAGCTCTTCGTTGGGGCCAAAGCTGCCGAGCGGCCGCCAAATATTGCCGCAGCCTTCAGTACAGCCACAAATCCACCAAGGGTCGCTCCTGGGGTTTGCTGCGTCTCTTCCAACCCGGCGCCGTGGAACCGGGAGCCGGGGGGGGCTCAGTtttcctcatccccatccccctGGATGCTGCTGTTGCCGGTGCTGGGTTGAAGGAGGTCCGTGCCGCCGTCCTCTTCGTGCTGAGGGACGTCCTGCGGTGCCTTGTGGGGCCCAGGGGGGaaaggggggtgggggagaaCGGGGTGGGCTGTGGGCTCTTGGAGGGCTCCCAATGCCTGGAGGAGCCCGAAGGAGATCCTACGGTTGACCTCAAACTTTTGGGAGTTCCTGGAATGGGTTCCGGTCTCTTGGAGGATTCTGAACTTTTGGAGGATCCCAAATTGCAAGACTCCAAAGTCACGGGAGCTCTTGGAACGGATCCCAAATTCTGGGAGGACCCCAAAGGTTTGGCAGCTCCTGGAACGGACCCAAAAGTCTTGGAGGATCCCGAAGGTTCAGGGGACCCCAAATTGCAAGACCTCAAAGTCAagggagctcttggaatggACCCCAAAGTCTTGGAGGACCCCAAAGGTTTGGCAGCTCCTGGAACGGACCCAAAAGTCTTGGAGGATCCCAAAGGTTCTGGGGACCCCAAATTGCAAGACCTCAAAGTCAAGGGAGCTCTTGGAACGGATCCCAAATTCTGGGAGGACCCCAAAATCCTGGAGGACCCCAAATTGCAAGACCTCAAAGTCATGGGAGCTCCTGGAATGGCCCCCAAACCCCTGGAGGAGGACCC is a window from the Meleagris gallopavo isolate NT-WF06-2002-E0010 breed Aviagen turkey brand Nicholas breeding stock unplaced genomic scaffold, Turkey_5.1 ChrUn_random_7180001956205, whole genome shotgun sequence genome containing:
- the LOC109365137 gene encoding speckle targeted PIP5K1A-regulated poly(A) polymerase-like → SAADPLLKRTPITLPDPFELDHNVTSNVSPRAALRWGQSCRAAAKYCRSLQYSHKSTKGRSWGLLRLFQPGAVEPGAGGGSVFLIPIPLDAAVAGAGLKEVRAAVLFVLRDVLRCLVGPRGERGVGENGVGCGLLEGSQCLEEPEGDPTVDLKLLGVPGMGSGLLEDSELLEDPKLQDSKVTGALGTDPKFWEDPKGLAAPGTDPKVLEDPEGSGDPKLQDLKVKGALGMDPKVLEDPKGLAAPGTDPKVLEDPKGSGDPKLQDLKVKGALGTDPKFWEDPKILEDPKLQDLKVMGAPGMAPKPLEEDPKFLDPKLMDVSGMDPNVPELHPPVGSKRPQPKGTNGTAAPAAKRQRVNDPEEEEEEEEEEEEEEAARWSCTVWHRVWTGRRRLRRQLQHRDGTSRGHGDTSGPQGGVGDTSGLHGVGGTSGGHGDTSEPQCEVHMGTSRGHGDTSGPQGG